One part of the Aliivibrio fischeri ATCC 7744 = JCM 18803 = DSM 507 genome encodes these proteins:
- the nagA gene encoding N-acetylglucosamine-6-phosphate deacetylase — MYALTNCKVYTGNDVLTDHSVIINGTEIEAVCPTSELPAGIELKDLDGAILSPGFIDLQLNGCGGVMLNDEITAETMQIMHEANLKSGCTSFLPTLITSSDEDMRAAIEAAREYHCKYQNQSLGLHLEGPYLNVMKKGIHSVDHIRTSDSDMIQLMCDNADLIAKVTLAPEQNDPEHIERLHKAGIVVSIGHTNATYAEARQGFESGITFATHLFNAMTPMVGREPGVVGAIYDTPDVYAGIIADGFHVDYANIRIAHKIKKEKLVLVTDATAPAGADMEYFIFVGKKVYYKDGKCVDENGTLGGSALTMIEAVQNTVEHVGIALDEALRMATLYPAQAMGLDNKLGRIKKNMVANLAIFDRDFNVKATVVNGQYEQS, encoded by the coding sequence ATGTATGCGCTAACTAACTGTAAAGTTTATACAGGTAACGATGTTCTTACTGACCATTCAGTAATCATTAATGGAACAGAGATTGAAGCTGTTTGCCCAACATCAGAACTACCAGCTGGTATTGAGCTAAAAGACTTAGATGGAGCAATTCTAAGCCCAGGCTTTATCGATCTTCAGCTTAATGGTTGTGGCGGCGTAATGCTTAATGATGAAATTACAGCAGAAACCATGCAAATTATGCATGAAGCAAACCTAAAATCAGGCTGTACTAGCTTCTTACCAACGTTGATTACCTCTTCTGATGAAGATATGCGTGCGGCAATAGAAGCAGCTCGTGAATACCACTGCAAATATCAAAACCAATCTTTAGGTTTGCACCTAGAAGGTCCATATCTAAACGTGATGAAAAAAGGCATTCACAGCGTTGATCATATCCGTACGTCAGACTCAGACATGATCCAACTTATGTGTGATAACGCAGACCTAATCGCAAAAGTAACGCTTGCGCCAGAGCAAAATGATCCTGAGCATATCGAGCGCCTTCATAAAGCCGGTATCGTTGTATCTATTGGCCACACAAACGCAACTTATGCAGAAGCTCGCCAAGGCTTTGAGTCAGGTATCACTTTCGCAACTCACTTGTTTAATGCAATGACACCTATGGTTGGTCGTGAACCTGGTGTTGTGGGTGCAATTTATGATACTCCAGACGTTTATGCTGGCATCATTGCAGATGGTTTTCATGTTGACTATGCAAACATCCGTATTGCACACAAAATAAAGAAAGAAAAACTAGTATTAGTGACCGATGCCACAGCTCCTGCAGGTGCTGACATGGAATACTTTATTTTTGTGGGTAAGAAAGTATATTACAAGGATGGCAAATGTGTTGATGAAAATGGCACATTAGGTGGCTCAGCTCTGACTATGATTGAAGCAGTTCAGAATACAGTTGAGCACGTTGGAATCGCTTTAGACGAAGCACTACGCATGGCGACTTTATATCCAGCTCAAGCTATGGGCTTAGATAATAAACTTGGCCGCATCAAAAAGAACATGGTTGCTAACCTTGCTATTTTTGATCGTGACTTCAATGTAAAAGCGACTGTTGTGAACGGACAATACGAGCAAAGTTAA
- the nagE gene encoding N-acetylglucosamine-specific PTS transporter subunit IIBC: MNILGYFQKVGKALMVPVATLPAAAILMGIGYWIDPVAWGGNSALAAFLIKAGAAIIDNMSVLFAVGVAYGMSKDKDGAAALSGFVGFLVVTTLLSPGAVAQIQGIDPAAVPAAFGKINNQFVGILVGIVSAEIYNRFSSVELHKALAFFSGKRLVPILTSFAGILIAFVLMYIWPAIYGGLVHFGESIQGMGSVGAGIYAFFNRLLIPVGLHHALNSVFWFDVAGINDIPNFLGGAKSIAEGTATVGVTGMYQAGFFPIMMFGLPGAALAIYHTAKVENKEKVASIMIAAGFASFFTGVTEPLEFSFMFLAPALYVVHAALTGISVFIAASMQWIAGFGFSAGLVDMVLSTRNPLAVNWYMLIIQGIVFFAIYYFVFRAVIVKFNLKTPGREDDEDEEGSTVGGSKETGELAKQYLKALGGHENLENIDACITRLRLTLKDTSVISEKQLKALGAMGVVKLGSNNVQVILGPLAEIVAGEMKKIPASEDLTAVALP, encoded by the coding sequence GTGAATATTTTAGGATATTTTCAAAAAGTAGGTAAGGCACTGATGGTACCAGTTGCTACATTACCTGCAGCAGCAATTTTAATGGGTATTGGTTACTGGATTGACCCGGTAGCTTGGGGTGGCAACAGTGCACTTGCAGCGTTTTTAATCAAAGCTGGTGCGGCTATCATCGACAACATGTCAGTACTGTTCGCAGTAGGTGTTGCATATGGTATGTCTAAAGATAAAGATGGTGCAGCTGCACTTTCTGGTTTTGTTGGTTTCCTAGTTGTTACTACTCTTCTTTCACCAGGAGCAGTTGCTCAAATTCAGGGTATTGATCCTGCTGCAGTTCCAGCTGCATTTGGTAAAATCAATAACCAATTTGTTGGTATCTTAGTTGGTATCGTATCTGCTGAAATCTACAACCGTTTCTCTTCTGTAGAACTGCATAAAGCACTTGCATTCTTCTCAGGTAAGCGTCTTGTACCTATCCTAACTTCTTTCGCAGGTATCTTAATTGCGTTTGTACTTATGTACATCTGGCCTGCAATTTACGGTGGCCTAGTACACTTTGGTGAATCAATCCAAGGTATGGGTTCTGTTGGTGCTGGTATCTACGCATTCTTCAACCGTCTACTTATCCCTGTTGGTCTTCACCACGCACTTAACTCTGTGTTCTGGTTTGACGTAGCGGGTATTAACGATATTCCTAACTTCCTAGGTGGCGCTAAGTCTATCGCTGAAGGTACTGCAACTGTAGGTGTTACAGGTATGTACCAAGCTGGTTTCTTCCCAATCATGATGTTTGGTCTACCAGGTGCAGCACTAGCTATCTACCACACTGCTAAAGTTGAGAACAAAGAAAAAGTTGCATCTATCATGATCGCTGCTGGTTTCGCATCATTCTTCACTGGTGTAACAGAACCTCTAGAATTCTCATTCATGTTCCTTGCTCCTGCACTATACGTAGTTCACGCAGCATTAACAGGTATCTCTGTATTCATCGCAGCATCTATGCAATGGATTGCAGGTTTCGGTTTCTCAGCTGGTCTTGTAGATATGGTACTTTCTACTCGTAACCCTCTAGCTGTTAACTGGTACATGCTAATTATCCAAGGTATCGTATTCTTCGCAATCTACTACTTCGTATTCCGCGCTGTAATCGTTAAGTTCAATCTTAAGACTCCAGGCCGTGAAGATGACGAAGACGAAGAAGGTTCAACAGTTGGTGGTTCTAAAGAAACTGGTGAGCTAGCTAAACAATACCTTAAAGCTCTAGGTGGTCACGAAAACCTAGAAAACATCGATGCTTGTATCACTCGTCTACGTCTAACTCTTAAAGACACTAGCGTAATCAGCGAGAAGCAACTTAAAGCTCTAGGTGCAATGGGTGTGGTTAAACTTGGTTCAAACAACGTTCAAGTTATCCTTGGTCCTCTTGCTGAAATCGTAGCTGGCGAAATGAAAAAAATCCCAGCTTCTGAAGACCTAACAGCAGTTGCACTACCATAA
- the glnS gene encoding glutamine--tRNA ligase, translating into MSETETRPTNFIRQIIDEDLKSGKHSSVHTRFPPEPNGYLHIGHAKSICLNFGIAQDYQGQCNLRFDDTNPEKEDIEYVESIKNDVNWLGFQWSGDIQYSSNYFDKLYGYAVELIEKGLAYVDELTPEQMREYRGSLKEPGKNSPYRDRSVEENLALFEQMRDGKFKEGTICLRAKIDMASSFIVLRDPVIYRVRFATHHQTGDKWCIYPMYDFTHCISDALEGITHSICTLEFQDNRRLYDWVLENITIDCQPRQYEFSRLNLEYTVMSKRKLNQLVTEKLVNGWDDPRMPTVSGLRRRGFTSASIREFCKRIGVTKQENMIEFSSLESCIRDDLNESAPRAMAVLEPVKLVIENYEEGKVETLNIANHPNKPEMGTREVPFTREIYIEQDDFREEANKKYKRLVLGKEVRLRGAYVIQANRIEKDEAGNITTIFCSYDEDTLGKNPADGRKVKGVIHWVSADKALPAEIRLYDRLFTVPNPGAADDFAATINPESLVVKNGFVEPSLATAEAEVGYQFERTGYFCADNKDSSADALVFNRTVGLRDTWAG; encoded by the coding sequence ATGAGTGAAACTGAAACTCGTCCTACCAACTTTATCCGTCAAATTATTGATGAAGATTTAAAGTCTGGTAAACATTCCAGTGTCCATACTCGTTTCCCGCCAGAGCCAAATGGCTATCTGCATATCGGACACGCAAAATCTATCTGTTTGAATTTTGGTATTGCTCAAGATTATCAGGGTCAGTGTAATCTTCGTTTTGACGATACAAACCCTGAGAAAGAAGACATCGAATACGTTGAGTCTATTAAGAATGACGTTAACTGGTTAGGTTTTCAATGGAGTGGAGATATTCAATATTCTTCAAACTACTTTGATAAGCTATATGGTTATGCTGTTGAATTAATTGAAAAAGGATTAGCGTATGTTGATGAGCTAACTCCTGAGCAAATGCGTGAATACCGTGGTTCTCTAAAAGAGCCAGGTAAAAACAGCCCATACCGTGATCGTAGCGTAGAAGAAAACCTAGCGTTATTTGAACAAATGCGTGATGGTAAATTTAAAGAAGGCACAATTTGCTTACGAGCTAAAATTGATATGGCTTCTTCATTCATCGTACTTCGTGATCCTGTTATTTATCGTGTACGTTTTGCTACTCACCATCAAACGGGTGATAAGTGGTGCATTTACCCAATGTACGACTTCACACACTGTATTTCTGATGCGTTAGAAGGCATTACGCACTCTATTTGTACGCTTGAATTCCAAGACAACCGTCGTTTATACGATTGGGTACTAGAGAACATCACAATTGATTGCCAACCGCGTCAATATGAATTTAGCCGCCTAAACCTTGAATATACGGTAATGTCTAAGCGTAAGCTGAACCAACTAGTGACTGAGAAATTAGTAAATGGTTGGGATGATCCACGTATGCCTACGGTTTCTGGTTTACGTCGTCGTGGCTTTACTTCTGCATCAATTCGCGAGTTCTGTAAGCGTATCGGTGTAACGAAACAAGAAAACATGATTGAATTCAGCTCTCTTGAGTCTTGTATTCGCGATGATTTAAACGAATCAGCACCTCGTGCAATGGCTGTTCTTGAGCCAGTGAAACTTGTGATTGAAAACTACGAAGAAGGTAAGGTTGAGACGCTAAATATTGCTAATCATCCAAATAAACCTGAAATGGGCACTCGTGAAGTACCATTTACTCGTGAAATTTATATTGAACAAGACGATTTCCGCGAAGAAGCGAACAAAAAATACAAGCGTTTAGTGCTAGGTAAAGAAGTTCGTTTACGTGGTGCTTACGTTATTCAAGCTAACCGTATTGAAAAAGACGAAGCAGGTAATATCACAACGATTTTCTGTAGTTACGATGAAGATACGTTAGGTAAAAACCCTGCAGATGGTCGTAAAGTTAAAGGTGTTATTCACTGGGTTTCTGCTGATAAAGCATTACCAGCTGAAATTCGTTTATACGATCGTTTATTCACTGTACCAAACCCAGGTGCTGCGGATGATTTTGCTGCAACAATCAACCCTGAGTCTTTAGTGGTTAAAAATGGTTTTGTTGAACCGAGTTTAGCAACAGCAGAAGCTGAAGTTGGTTATCAGTTTGAGCGTACAGGTTACTTCTGTGCAGATAACAAAGACTCAAGTGCTGATGCATTAGTCTTTAACCGTACTGTAGGTTTACGAGATACTTGGGCTGGTTAA
- the fur gene encoding ferric iron uptake transcriptional regulator, with the protein MSDNNQALKKAGLKVTLPRLKILEVLQEPECQHISAEDLYKKLIDIGEEIGLATVYRVLNQFDDAGIVTRHHFEGGKSVFELATQHHHDHLVCLDCGKVIEFSDETIEQRQKQVAEKYNVRLTNHSLYLYGHCITGDCADNDDAHNA; encoded by the coding sequence ATGTCAGATAATAACCAAGCTCTAAAAAAAGCCGGTTTAAAAGTAACCCTTCCGCGCCTTAAAATTTTAGAAGTGCTACAAGAACCAGAGTGCCAACACATTAGCGCTGAAGATTTGTATAAAAAGCTGATTGATATCGGTGAAGAAATCGGACTTGCAACTGTTTACCGTGTATTAAACCAATTTGATGATGCTGGTATCGTCACTCGCCACCATTTTGAAGGCGGTAAATCAGTTTTTGAATTAGCAACTCAACATCACCATGATCATTTAGTTTGCTTAGATTGTGGAAAAGTAATTGAGTTCTCGGATGAGACAATTGAGCAACGTCAAAAACAAGTTGCAGAAAAGTACAATGTCCGTCTAACGAATCACAGTTTGTACCTATATGGTCACTGCATAACGGGTGATTGTGCTGATAATGATGATGCACACAACGCTTAA
- a CDS encoding hotdog fold domain-containing protein, which translates to MYRYFTPKIVKRALNIWPPFWGAGISIENISSDFQEVSVILKDRFWNRNANRTQYGGSIFSMTDPVFSLMLMGILRDEYYVWDKQSEIDFISPGTTDLHARFVISDEQLAEIKQATKEGEKHFPQFEVYIYDKKGKVVARVNRTLYVRKKPEFR; encoded by the coding sequence ATGTATCGTTACTTTACCCCAAAAATTGTAAAAAGGGCATTAAATATTTGGCCTCCATTTTGGGGGGCTGGGATCTCAATCGAAAATATTTCATCTGACTTTCAAGAAGTAAGTGTTATTTTGAAAGATCGTTTTTGGAATCGAAATGCTAATAGAACTCAGTATGGAGGCAGTATTTTTTCTATGACCGATCCTGTGTTCTCTCTCATGTTAATGGGGATATTAAGAGATGAATATTATGTATGGGATAAACAATCTGAAATAGATTTTATTTCACCAGGAACCACTGATTTACACGCTCGGTTTGTGATATCAGATGAACAGTTAGCAGAAATCAAACAAGCAACAAAAGAGGGGGAAAAGCATTTTCCGCAATTTGAAGTATATATTTATGATAAAAAAGGAAAGGTAGTGGCTAGGGTAAATAGAACATTATATGTAAGGAAGAAACCAGAGTTTAGATAA
- the fldA gene encoding flavodoxin FldA: protein MASVGLFFGSDTGNTEAVGKMIQKQLGKKLVHVQDIAKSSKEDIDNFDLLLLGIPTWYYGEAQCDWDDFFPELEEIDFSTKLVAIFGCGDQEDYAEYFCDAMGNIRDIVEAKGGTIIGYWPTEGYEFEASKALVDDDNFVGLCIDEDRQPELTEERVTKWVNQIHEEMCLAELED from the coding sequence ATGGCAAGTGTAGGACTCTTCTTTGGCAGCGATACAGGTAACACTGAAGCTGTTGGCAAGATGATTCAAAAGCAGCTTGGTAAAAAGCTAGTTCATGTACAAGATATTGCTAAAAGCAGCAAAGAAGACATCGATAATTTCGATCTACTTCTATTAGGTATCCCTACATGGTACTACGGTGAAGCTCAATGTGATTGGGATGATTTCTTCCCTGAACTAGAAGAAATTGACTTTTCAACAAAGCTAGTTGCTATTTTTGGTTGTGGTGACCAAGAAGATTACGCTGAATACTTCTGTGATGCGATGGGTAATATCCGTGATATCGTAGAAGCAAAAGGCGGTACTATCATCGGTTACTGGCCAACTGAAGGTTATGAGTTTGAAGCGTCTAAAGCATTAGTAGATGATGATAACTTTGTTGGTCTATGTATCGATGAAGATCGTCAACCAGAACTAACTGAAGAGCGTGTTACTAAGTGGGTAAACCAAATCCACGAAGAAATGTGCTTAGCAGAATTAGAAGACTAA
- a CDS encoding DUF2788 domain-containing protein produces MLYEHFDLIESIGLDLLFASIFFFIGMAIKDVLKQANVPPFGRKIVWLVLFLGCAGFIAKGLIQLSWESSGLN; encoded by the coding sequence ATGCTTTATGAACATTTTGATCTCATTGAATCTATTGGTTTAGATTTATTGTTTGCCTCGATATTCTTTTTTATCGGTATGGCTATTAAAGATGTATTAAAGCAAGCAAATGTTCCCCCTTTCGGCCGTAAAATTGTATGGCTTGTTCTCTTTTTAGGTTGTGCAGGCTTTATTGCTAAAGGACTCATCCAGCTGAGCTGGGAAAGTTCTGGACTCAATTAA
- a CDS encoding alpha/beta fold hydrolase, with protein sequence MMLLNYKEQGNGEPLILIHGLFGSLDNLGLLARQFETEYRVISVDLRNHGRSFHSDIHNYHELANDLVNLLDHLSITSAHIIGHSMGGKVAMALASQSPQLIQSLSILDMAPIAYLERKHDAVFSGLHKILDNKPVTRKEADNLLATSIVDPGVRQFLSKSLYKEQEHLALRFNVNALFDNYAQIIGWDNIPAFEGDVIFIKGQNSDYILPEHQANIISQFPNAKAHIVNGTGHWLHAEKPETIYRVIKRFIEKVTNR encoded by the coding sequence ATGATGTTACTTAACTATAAAGAACAAGGAAATGGGGAGCCTTTGATCCTAATTCATGGATTATTTGGAAGCTTAGACAACTTAGGTCTTCTTGCTCGACAATTCGAAACGGAATACCGAGTGATCAGTGTTGATCTTCGAAATCACGGTCGTTCATTTCACTCTGATATTCATAATTATCATGAACTTGCAAACGATCTTGTTAATTTATTAGATCATTTATCTATCACTTCAGCACATATTATTGGTCATTCAATGGGCGGTAAAGTAGCAATGGCGCTAGCGAGTCAATCACCACAATTGATTCAATCTCTATCCATTTTAGACATGGCTCCTATTGCTTACCTTGAGAGAAAACATGATGCTGTATTCTCAGGTTTGCACAAGATCCTTGATAATAAGCCAGTAACACGTAAAGAAGCAGACAACTTACTTGCCACCTCTATTGTTGATCCTGGTGTTAGACAATTTTTAAGTAAATCCCTATATAAAGAACAAGAGCACCTTGCTCTTCGCTTTAATGTGAATGCTTTATTTGATAATTATGCACAGATTATTGGCTGGGATAATATTCCCGCTTTTGAGGGTGATGTTATCTTTATTAAGGGACAAAACTCAGACTATATTTTACCTGAACATCAAGCGAATATTATAAGCCAATTCCCAAATGCCAAAGCGCACATTGTTAACGGAACTGGACATTGGTTACATGCAGAAAAGCCAGAAACAATTTATCGAGTCATAAAACGCTTCATTGAAAAAGTGACAAATCGATAA
- the seqA gene encoding replication initiation negative regulator SeqA — MKTIEVDEELYRFIASQTQHIGESASDILRRLLMQSSPSDLAVSAPVEVQKKGIVVSKDAGKEASVDRVKAVRTLLISDEFSALDKAIDRFLTVLSELYKIDSKAFSEATEVKGRTRVYFADNQETLIASGKTTKPREIVGTPFWVITNTNTNRKRHMVELLMERMGFQHDLTEKVCAAI; from the coding sequence ATGAAGACAATTGAAGTAGACGAAGAACTATACCGCTTTATTGCGAGCCAAACTCAACACATCGGTGAAAGTGCCTCTGATATTTTACGTCGTCTCTTAATGCAGTCATCACCTTCAGACCTTGCTGTTTCTGCTCCTGTTGAAGTACAGAAAAAAGGCATTGTAGTCAGTAAAGATGCTGGTAAAGAGGCATCGGTAGATCGCGTTAAAGCGGTGCGTACCTTATTAATCTCTGATGAATTTTCAGCATTAGATAAAGCGATCGATCGCTTTTTAACTGTATTATCTGAATTATATAAAATTGACTCAAAAGCTTTCTCTGAAGCAACGGAAGTAAAAGGCCGTACTCGAGTTTATTTTGCTGACAATCAAGAGACATTAATCGCGAGCGGTAAAACGACAAAGCCTCGTGAAATTGTAGGTACTCCATTCTGGGTAATCACAAATACAAATACTAATCGCAAGCGCCACATGGTTGAATTATTAATGGAGCGAATGGGCTTCCAACATGATTTAACAGAAAAAGTGTGTGCGGCGATCTAA
- the pgm gene encoding phosphoglucomutase (alpha-D-glucose-1,6-bisphosphate-dependent), producing the protein MAIHPRAGQKAQQEDLHNIPSLVANYFLLEPNPTNVDQQVQFGTSGHRGTADKATFNQHHIWAIAQAVADVRKENGVTGPLFLGKDTHALSEPAFTSAIEVLVANGVEVIIQENNGYTPTPGISHAILTHNVKCEDKADGIVITPSHNPPQDGGIKYNPVHGGPAEGELTTAIENRANQLIANELKDVKRVSITEAMSSDLVKQMDLVQPYIDDLKNVINIEAIQKANLKLGVDPLGGSGIEYWRQIGQAFDLDLTLVSEAIDPSFQFMSLDKDGVVRMDCSSPYAMAGLLSLKDEYDLAFGNDPDYDRHGIVTPSGLMNPNHYLAVCIDYLYRHRPEWKPEVAVGKTLVSSAIIDKVVADLGRDLCEVPVGFKWFVDGLYAGSLGFGGEESAGASFLRFDGTPWSTDKDGILLCLLAAEITAVTGMNPQEYYNKLAAQHGESSYNRIQAVANKAQKAVLSKLSPEMVSATMLAGDEITARLTHAPGNGAAIGGLKVTTENGWFAARPSGTEEIYKIYCESFKGADHLALIEQEAQEIVSNVFKEAGL; encoded by the coding sequence ATGGCTATACATCCTCGTGCTGGGCAGAAAGCTCAGCAAGAAGATTTACACAATATCCCATCATTAGTTGCTAATTATTTCTTATTAGAACCGAACCCAACAAATGTTGATCAGCAAGTGCAATTTGGTACTTCTGGCCACCGTGGTACGGCAGATAAAGCGACGTTTAACCAACATCATATTTGGGCGATAGCTCAAGCTGTGGCTGACGTACGTAAAGAAAATGGCGTAACTGGTCCATTATTTTTAGGTAAAGATACCCACGCGCTATCTGAACCTGCATTCACATCTGCTATTGAAGTACTTGTTGCTAATGGCGTTGAAGTGATCATTCAAGAAAATAATGGTTACACACCAACTCCTGGTATCTCGCATGCAATCTTAACGCACAATGTTAAGTGTGAAGATAAAGCGGATGGCATTGTGATAACTCCTTCTCATAACCCACCTCAAGATGGCGGTATTAAATATAATCCTGTTCATGGTGGTCCTGCCGAGGGTGAGCTGACGACAGCAATTGAAAATCGTGCAAATCAATTAATTGCGAATGAATTAAAAGATGTTAAACGTGTATCAATTACTGAAGCGATGTCATCTGATTTAGTAAAGCAAATGGATTTAGTGCAGCCTTATATTGATGACTTAAAAAATGTTATTAATATTGAAGCGATTCAAAAAGCAAATCTAAAATTAGGTGTGGATCCATTAGGTGGCTCTGGTATTGAGTACTGGCGTCAAATTGGTCAAGCTTTTGATCTTGATTTAACCTTGGTGAGTGAAGCGATTGATCCTTCATTCCAGTTTATGTCACTAGATAAAGATGGTGTAGTTCGAATGGACTGCTCGTCTCCTTATGCAATGGCTGGTCTATTATCATTAAAAGATGAATATGACCTAGCGTTTGGTAATGATCCTGATTATGACCGTCATGGTATCGTAACGCCATCGGGCTTAATGAATCCAAATCACTACTTAGCGGTATGTATTGATTATCTATACCGTCATCGTCCAGAGTGGAAACCTGAAGTTGCTGTTGGTAAAACATTAGTATCTTCTGCCATTATCGATAAAGTAGTTGCTGATCTTGGCCGTGATTTGTGTGAAGTGCCTGTAGGCTTTAAGTGGTTTGTAGATGGTTTATATGCAGGCTCTTTAGGTTTTGGTGGTGAAGAAAGTGCAGGCGCTTCTTTCTTACGTTTTGATGGTACGCCTTGGTCAACTGATAAAGATGGTATTCTTTTATGTCTTCTTGCGGCTGAAATCACAGCTGTTACCGGTATGAATCCACAAGAATACTACAACAAACTGGCTGCTCAGCATGGCGAATCTAGCTACAATCGTATTCAAGCGGTTGCTAACAAAGCGCAAAAAGCAGTGCTAAGTAAGTTATCACCAGAAATGGTTTCAGCAACAATGCTTGCTGGTGATGAGATCACAGCTCGTTTAACGCATGCTCCTGGTAACGGAGCTGCAATTGGTGGATTAAAAGTAACAACTGAAAATGGTTGGTTTGCTGCTCGTCCATCTGGCACTGAAGAGATCTATAAGATTTACTGTGAAAGTTTTAAAGGTGCTGATCATTTAGCACTGATTGAACAAGAAGCTCAAGAAATTGTAAGTAACGTGTTTAAAGAAGCCGGTTTATAA
- a CDS encoding Nif3-like dinuclear metal center hexameric protein: protein MNNFQLEQLLNSELKPQLIKDYCPNGLQVEGSNEIKKIVTGVTASQALIDAAIEENADALLVHHGYFWKGEAEPIIGMKGKRIRSLIQNDINLFAYHLPLDIHPTLGNNAELARLFSISNVEGLEATPQSIAMKGELIETLSGEEFAQRIQQVLNREPLHIKPTQDKPIKTVAWCSGGGQDYIELAAQQGMDAFISGEISERTTYIARELGIHYFAAGHHATERYGVKALGEWLEKEHGFDVKFIDIDNPV from the coding sequence ATGAATAATTTTCAGTTAGAACAATTATTAAACTCAGAGTTAAAACCTCAATTAATTAAAGATTATTGCCCAAATGGTCTTCAAGTTGAAGGTTCAAATGAGATAAAAAAGATCGTAACAGGAGTTACTGCATCTCAAGCTTTAATTGATGCCGCGATTGAAGAAAATGCAGATGCATTACTTGTGCATCATGGCTATTTTTGGAAAGGGGAAGCTGAGCCAATCATTGGAATGAAAGGTAAGCGTATTCGCTCATTAATTCAAAATGATATTAATCTATTTGCTTATCATTTGCCTTTAGACATTCATCCAACGTTAGGTAATAACGCTGAGCTAGCTCGTTTATTTTCGATCTCAAATGTGGAAGGGTTAGAAGCCACACCACAATCGATCGCTATGAAGGGAGAGCTTATTGAAACACTATCAGGCGAAGAATTTGCACAGCGTATTCAGCAAGTATTAAATCGTGAACCATTGCATATTAAACCAACACAAGACAAGCCGATTAAAACGGTTGCTTGGTGTTCTGGTGGTGGCCAAGATTATATAGAATTGGCGGCTCAACAGGGGATGGATGCGTTTATTTCGGGTGAGATTTCGGAACGTACGACTTACATTGCTCGTGAACTAGGGATTCACTATTTTGCTGCAGGTCATCATGCAACAGAGCGTTATGGTGTTAAAGCGCTAGGTGAGTGGTTAGAAAAAGAGCATGGGTTTGATGTTAAGTTTATTGATATCGATAACCCAGTATAG